One segment of Anastrepha obliqua isolate idAnaObli1 chromosome 3, idAnaObli1_1.0, whole genome shotgun sequence DNA contains the following:
- the LOC129242088 gene encoding putative nuclease HARBI1, with translation MLVEAEGERSRSNMKIQRKTLRYASNPLDVEDTMFTKNYRLNKAAFLYVLSVLDGNARSMRSCSISSLQRLSSVLRFFAEGGYQHGVGKDFDIPMAQSTFCGVLKDVLHTLQCHLCPQWVNLDLSNEEKRQAKMDFYQKYGFPGAILCVDGTHIKIVAPAKDKFLYFNRKGYYSINAMIICDNKMRIRYVNAQYPGSNHDAHIWNVSSARNFFENKYLNGERNTWLLGDAGYALEPWLMTPFRSPTTGSAEGNYNKIHAKARNTIERTIGLPNSERCRSIAQYLYPLSRG, from the exons atgtTGGTGGAGGCGGAAGGTGAAAGAAGTAGATCGAATATGAAAATTCAACGAAAAACATTAAGGTACGCAAGCAATCCGCTCGATGTCGAGGACACAAT GTTTACTAAAAATTACCGCTTGAATAAGGCGGCGTTTTTGTACGTCTTAAGTGTCCTAGATGGAAATGCACGCTCAATGAGGTCGTGCTCCATCTCTTCGCTCCAGCGTTTGTCTTCCGTATTACGTTTTTTTGCGGAGGGTGGGTACCAGCATGGAGTGGGAAAGGATTTTGACATTCCCATGGCTCAATCCACATTTTGTGGCGTATTAAAAGACGTGTTACACACTCTTCAATGTCACCTATGTCCTCAGTGGGTGAATCTTGATTTAAGCAACGAAGAAAAAAGACAAGCAAAGATggacttttatcaaaaatatggatTTCCTGGTGCGATTTTATGTGTAGACGGAACACACATTAAAATTGTTGCGCCAGCTAAGGACAAATTCCTGTATTTTAATCGTAAAGGGTACTATAGCATCAATGCTATGATT ATATGCGATAATAAAATGAGAATTCGCTACGTGAATGCGCAATATCCTGGGAGCAACCACGATGCTCATATTTGGAACGTAAGCAGCgcgcgaaatttttttgaaaataaatacctaAACGGCGAACGAAACACTTGGCTTTTGg GAGATGCTGGATATGCTCTAGAGCCATGGTTAATGACACCTTTTCGTTCACCTACAACAGGAAGCGCCGAAGGaaactataataaaatacatgcaAAAGCCAGAAATACTATAGAAAGGACCATAG GTTTGCCAAATAGTGAACGTTGCCGCAGCATTGCACAATATTTGTATCCATTATCGCGTGGTTGa